A genomic segment from Zerene cesonia ecotype Mississippi chromosome 5, Zerene_cesonia_1.1, whole genome shotgun sequence encodes:
- the LOC119840203 gene encoding protein jim lovell-like, with amino-acid sequence MFPRVVQVFGMDSPLGLFPPGMEHKMYPLMDVEHRPPPLDAQLFTNVKKKWRPKGQHSAPRGGPPRSWTNAELTEALQHVWNKKMTTSQASRIFGIPYNSLLMYVRGKYGKSLKLEQLRKDCIGGPLEVLNLNSGNNNNNHPSSKHHDKEDQHQNASQRPASSEPDISSNPMFNPFQQGFYPEFPPGFPMPLNMLHLLPPSEKARELYQSMPMALDSLSGVAKEEDCKSDRSKENSADEEGDSYRAPAHPPHPPDTRTLLHHNGQD; translated from the exons ATGTTTCCCAGAGTAGTCCAAG TGTTCGGCATGGACTCCCCCCTCGGCCTGTTCCCCCCGGGCATGGAGCACAAAATGTACCCCCTCATGGACGTGGAGCACCGACCACCGCCACTCGATGCGCAGCTGTTCACCAACGTCAAGAAGAAAT GGCGACCAAAGGGACAACATAGCGCACCGCGGGGCGGGCCTCCTCGCTCCTGGACCAACGCGGAGCTGACGGAAGCCCTCCAACACGTATGGAACAAGAAGATGACAACCAGCCAAGCGTCAAGGATCTTCGGTATCCCGTACAACTCGCTACTCATGTACGTGCGAGGCAAGTACGGCAAAAGTTTAAAGCTCGAGCAGTTGCGGAAAGACTGCATAGGCGGGCCGCTGGAGGTGCTCAATTTGAATTCAggcaacaacaacaacaatcaCCCGTCGAGCAAACACCACGATAAGGAAGACCAGCACCAGAACGCGAGTCAGAGACCGGCGAGTTCGGAACCGGACATCTCATCGAATCCCATGTTCAACCCCTTCCAGCAAGGCTTCTACCCGGAGTTTCCACCAGGTTTTCCCATGCCCCTGAACATGTTGCATCTGTTGCCGCCGAGCGAGAAGGCCAGGGAGCTGTACCAGTCGATGCCGATGGCGCTCGACTCGCTGTCGGGAGTCGCAAAGGAAGAGGACTGCAAGAGTGACCGGTCGAAGGAGAACTCGGCGGATGAGGAGGGCGACTCGTACCGCGCGCCAGCGCACCCGCCGCACCCTCCCGACACCCGCACGCTGCTGCACCACAACGGGCAGGATTAA